The following nucleotide sequence is from Pseudomonas putida S13.1.2.
ATCAATGATGGCAGCATTGTTAGCAAAGACAGCCATGCACTGGCCGAGTCGCTGTATCAACTGTGGTTGGGCGCATCATTGATGGCAAAGGTGAACCGCTCTACTCAACCCTTCCAATCGGCTCTGGCCATGACGAAAAGCCTGCTCGGTTGAGCGGCTTTTTTTTAATCGAAAACTAGACGACTGGTCTACTTAATTCTGCTTGATCGAACCCCTCATGACTGACAACAGCCACCGTACCGACCTGTTCGAACCCACCTGCATGGGTGCCATCGAACTCACCAACCGTATCGTCATGGCGCCAGTAACGCGCAGCCGCTATGCCGAGGATGGTGTGCCCAATGAACTGCATGCTACCTACTACGCTCAGCGCGCCAGCGCTGGCCTGATCATCGCCGAGGCAACCAACATCAGCGCCCAAGGCCGTGGCTACGCTGCAACGCCTGGTATCTGGAGCGCCGAACAGACGGCGGGCTGGAAGAAGGTCACCGAAGCTGTGCATGCCCAAGGTGGCAAGATCGTGCTGCAGCTGTGGCATGTCGGCCGCTTTTCAAGCGTCGAACTGCAGCCTGACGGCCAGGCACCGGTAGCACCCTCGGCTATCAGGGCCGAGGGCAATACCTACACGGTTGACGGTTTCGTCCCTGTGTCCACACCGCGCGCGCTGGAAACTGACGAGATACCCGGGATCATCGAGCAGTACCGCGTTGCCGCGCAAAACGCCAAGCTTGCAGGGTTCGATGGGGTGGAGGTGCACTCAGCCAACAGCTACCTGCTCGATCAGTTCTTGCGTGATTCCACCAATCAGCGCACCGACCAATACGGTGGTTCGATCGAAAACCGCGCACGCTTGACCCTTGAAGTCACCCGCGCGGTGATCGAGATCTGGGGAAGCGACCGGGTCGGCATCAGGCTTTCACCCGTGACCCCGGATGCCGGCAACACCCCTCCCGACAGCAACGTCATGGGCC
It contains:
- a CDS encoding alkene reductase, which codes for MTDNSHRTDLFEPTCMGAIELTNRIVMAPVTRSRYAEDGVPNELHATYYAQRASAGLIIAEATNISAQGRGYAATPGIWSAEQTAGWKKVTEAVHAQGGKIVLQLWHVGRFSSVELQPDGQAPVAPSAIRAEGNTYTVDGFVPVSTPRALETDEIPGIIEQYRVAAQNAKLAGFDGVEVHSANSYLLDQFLRDSTNQRTDQYGGSIENRARLTLEVTRAVIEIWGSDRVGIRLSPVTPDAGNTPPDSNVMGLFGYLVPELNKLGLAYLHFVEGATATSRDIPEGVDMDALSGLFAGPYIGNNNYDLEMAIERRAQKRIDAVAFGRLFISKPDLVERLRLGAELSIAPKESYYGGGAKGYTDWPNGNY